The following coding sequences are from one Triticum aestivum cultivar Chinese Spring chromosome 5A, IWGSC CS RefSeq v2.1, whole genome shotgun sequence window:
- the LOC123108286 gene encoding beta-carotene 3-hydroxylase, chloroplastic, which yields MAVARLVAAPFPLAAARARGPRARLLFAPLSALPRRAAAPAMRVASDGNGGGLVPARPGQEAEDAAATARGAVSERAARKESERRTYLVAALMSSLGITSMAAAAVYYRFAWQMEGGEIPVTEMLGTLALSVGAAVGMEFWARWAHRALWHASLWDMHESHHLPRDGPFELNDVFAIVNAVPAMALLAFGFFNRGLLPGLCFGAGLGITLFGMAYMFVHDGLVHRRFPVGPIENVPYFRRVAAAHQIHHMDKFDSVPYGLFLGPKELEEVGGTEELEKEVQRRIKRRQRSDARQ from the exons ATGGCCGTCGCGAGGCTGGTGGCCGCGCCattccccctcgccgccgcccgcgcccgcggccCGCGGGCGCGGCTGCTGTTCGCGCCGCTCTCTGCGCTTCCCCGTCGCGCGGCCGCGCCCGCCATGCGCGTGGCGTCGGACGGCAACGGCGGCGGCCTTGTCCCCGCCCGCCCGGGCCAGGAGGCGGAGGACGccgcggcgacggcgcggggcgcgGTGTCGGAGCGCGCGGCGAGGAAGGAGTCGGAGCGGCGGACGTACCTGGTGGCCGCGCTCATGTCCAGCCTCGGCATcacctccatggccgccgccgccgtctactACCGATTCGCCTGGCAAATGGAG GGCGGCGAGATTCCGGTGACGGAGATGCTGGGCACCTTGGCACTCTCCGTGGGCGCGGCG GTGGGGATGGAGTTCTGGGCGCGGTGGGCGCACCGCGCGCTGTGGCACGCGTCGCTGTGGGACATGCACGAGTCGCACCACCTCCCCCGCGACGGGCCCTTCGAGCTCAACGACGTGTTCGCCATCGTCAACGCCGTCCCCGCCATGGCCCTCCTCGCCTTCGGCTTCTTCAACCGCGGCCTCCTCCCCGGCCTGTGCTTCGGCGCC GGTCTGGGGATCACGCTGTTCGGGATGGCCTACATGTTCGTCCACGACGGCCTGGTGCACCGCCGCTTCCCCGTGGGCCCCATCGAGAACGTGCCCTActtccggcgagtcgccgccgcgcaccAG ATCCATCACATGGACAAGTTCGACAGCGTGCCATACGGGCTCTTCCTCGGCCCCAAG GAG